The nucleotide window TTTTGAGTATCCTACAGTAGAGCAAACGTTAGTAGACCAAACCCGCTGAACGCTTGAGACCTAAGCAGTGACAATTGCTGTATCTTAAACAGTTTTTCTATAGGAAGTATTATATGGATGTGGAATGTGAAGAGTGCCTGACTCAGAGCTCTTACAACCATGGACAAGAGATGGCAGGTGGCCATAGACATGGGACATGTATAAGGAGACTGGTTTTGGCCCTCAGTAGGGGTTGGATGTGGGCACTGTGGCTGACTGGAAGTAACTTCTCTGTACAAGCATGTGCTTTGAAGGGTCTAGGAAGTGAAAGAAGTCAGCTTGGATATGaggcagcagaggagaggaagCAACAGAAGATGCAAATAGATGTGGACAAAGAAGGGGAATAAAAGGGAGGATATACTTACAACAGGCCTTTCTGAAAAGGCATGATGGGAAGAGGGTTACAGGGAAGCACGTTGCAAGAAACTAAATGTGCACTGAATGTTGGTTGTATGAATGACAAAATCTTAGAAAAATGTTTGTCTGTAAGGTTTAAGGATCTAATTTAGTTAAGCTTGGCCACTGGGCAACTTCCTGGTACTGTATGCTAATTTCTCTGGCAATTACCAAATTAGAAAATGCACAGGTTTGTAGAAGCCTGCATATTCTGCGCTGCATATCTCTTCCTTAAAAGTACCTTAAATGTTGATAATTAAAGTGCGTTCCGATTTAAGAACTATGTAACTGGGAAAAGAGTACTACGCTGCACCTTGCCACTTTTATTGCTACTTTTTTGGTAGTGTGTGCAAATGGGAAACATGCTCCTCTTCATTGTTCTCCTCTTACTACAAGACTAAAATTCATTAGTATTTGCATTTGTTCTTCATTTAAGCCTTTGCTTACATTTTCTGAAGTATAAAAGATTTTTGCTAATGGACTTCATTTAACTCTTTAAAGTTAAATCTTTAAGATCTAACTTGCATCTAGTATCTTAACATCTTAAGCTCTGAGTGACTTGTATTATTGTAATAGGAACATTAAAAACTTTATCCTTTCCTTTGTATAGATAACACCCAtagttttcaagtattttgtgGCAGTCAAAGATGGACAGGACGCCTCGGCACTGAAAGCAGAGATTGCTGGAAAGTTTGGCAAACTTGAAGAGGTAGGAGTATTTCATGATAATGAGCCAGTTGCCAGTCATTCTAtgatcccttttttctttcatgctttggCCTTTGGAGCTAGATCTCTTCTCATTCAGTTGGTAGTTATAGCAATGAACAATCTTTCAATTTACTTCCCCCAGTCTAGGATGCACAACAGCACCATTAGAGTAAATTTCAAGTAGCTGACCTAAGCTTCATGAGTGTGATGAAGGCTGTGTGGACttgtggagtttttttttttaattctagctgACTGCTGTTGTCTTGGATACCTTTGTTGTGCTTTAAATGCAAGGAGCCCTTGCAGCATGTTCTAAGAGCAAGGGCTGAGAAGTCTGAGCTGCTGAAAAGCATCTGTGCTGTagctctgctgaaatcagtacAGATACACTGGTGATGAAATAAGGTGTTGAACAGAAAAGATTCTATCtttggagggggggaggaagcaGAATGTAATCTGTCCCTTGCAGAAATCCAGCCCTGGGCTGTGTTGTGCTACAGTGATGTAAGGCAACTTCAGCAGAGCTCCAGGAAGTGTCAGGTGGCTTTGATGCTATATTAGCAAATTCACAACCCTGATTTAGTGTCAGTAGTGGTTCTTGGCTAGTCTGAACAACTGTCAGACTTGGCTTTATCATGAACCCATTCCTTTTAGTTGTGGTTGCTAAAACCACAATGCTTGTCTGGCTGGATCAAGAAGCATTCCTCCAGAGTGTTTCTTTTCAGGTGCAAAGCTGCCAATAGCTTTCTAGTACTTTCCTAATTCTCCTAACAGTTCTGTGCATTCTGCTTCCCTGCCCCCTAGAGCTGCCAAAGTAAAATTGTTTTCAGAGTAGTCTTGTCTGTCTGATCAGGCTGATGCTGGAGTAGTGCAGATGACAAATGAATTCTTGGGGAAAGCCATGTATGTTTCACTTCCCTAATATACAGGTCTATTAAACATTAAGGAAGAATTAACCTTCTTCCTGCTTTATTAATGCTGTGAAATACTTGCTGCTCCTTCAGTGTCTCTATTTTACTACACCCTGAaggattttgcagcagcagctgaaggtcAGCTGAGGATGGGAGGAAGGAACCGCCATGCAAACTTCACTCGGCCTATTGCAAGAGATATTCAAGAAGGGAAGTGTTTTGAAACGCTTCTGTATTTAGCTTGCTGCTACTCGACAGAGGGAGCTGTGTTCCCATCTCTGCAACTGTGCAGCTGCTGGGTTATATTCTGCCAGACACCTGGTAATTCAAACAGCTTGATGCTTTCTGAAGGACTGCTTTAAAATTTCTGCTAGGTCATGGGGATTAGGGGACAGGGAGTAAATGCCATAGGCGTATAGTGTTGCGTGTCCAAAAAGACAACAATTTGTAAGGTCTCTCAAGTTCCACCTTTAAAATGCCAAAGTGCCTGAAAACAGAGAGACTAATCTTATGAAAGAGACCAAGCTCTGGAGGTTCCTTAAAGCATGTTAAACTTGGATGACCATGGCACTCAAAATGTATCAGAAACATAAATGTAACAGGAGAACTTGATGCGTTCTTTGTGGCCTTGCTTTCTGTGCTGAGCTGGAGGGATCTCTTTCTGGTAGATGTGGATGTTATGCTTGCTTCCTGTTCCCTTTGCACCTGGAATCAAATCCAGTTCTAGATGTAATGTTATAAATGCTTTCCTGACACCACTTGGCCTCAAGGGCCATGGGAAAAGAGTCCGTGATAAAATGGTGTTCTAGTTTACCTGGATGTTAAATTTAGGTGGATTTATTGCTCAAGAAATGCATGTGCATTGTTATGTTTGATTAGTCTGTGCCATTAATGCTTTTTGACAAGTAAGAAATCATGAACTGACAGATTCTGAGAGCTAAATTCCTTTGTTTGTGCACAAGCTGTAGCTCGCTAATGATTAATATCTTGTGACGGTTTTTGAACCTCTGGAGAAGAGCTGGACTGACAGTGTATGAAATAGTTAAGCTTGTTACTACAGCTGCTTCACTGACTAGCTCTGACTCCCCAGGTATTGCATGCACAGGAGAAATGTGCTGTATCTCTGTTATTTGTTCTCTGATCCCTTCAGTATGCCTGCATTCTATTACGAAGTGGGCTTTTTGTTACTGTAGTGTTCTGTTGTAATTTTCCTTCTGAGAGCAGTTGTCATCTCTTACCCCTCACAGATTCTGTCCAAACGCAACACTGTGTTTTATGGGGGGGACTCAATCTCCATGCTTGACTACATGATCTGGCCGTGGTTTGAACGTCTGGAACCATTCCAGCTGAAGGAGTGAGTACCTTGCCTAGCTTCTAAGGTGTACTGAACAGCCTCAGTGTAAATATTCTTTGCATACACCCTGCAGCAATGGGCCACTCTTGGGGGCTGCTGAAGAAAGTCTGTATTGTGTTACAGTTTGTGGGAAGCATCTTCTCAAAAGAGAGATGAGTTGTTCAGGGATCTTCTGTAAACAAGCTTTTTTTCACCAGGTCTGTTTTCCTACCAAATAATTTTGACAGAACTGGAAGAAGTGGTCAAAATACAGGACTTTTTCTCCATCACTAATATCATAGATGAAAATGGTCTTTATTCGAAGGGGACGAAGATGTGGAGGCCTAGGTTCAAATTTCTTGGTCCAAAACCTCAGACTTGAAATGCAGTCTTCTGTTCCTCTTTGGAAATCCTAGGTTGACAAAGGAGAGTGATTTTGTTTCGAGATCGGAAAAGTGTATCCTGTCTTGCTGTAGCTAATAGATCTGTCACTGTTGTAATagcattttttaatatgtaaatgaATGTCTTGGTCTGTTATATCCTTAAACAGCTCCAGTTACCATGGTACTGCATTAATATGTAGGGAAATGGTTTCAAAGGAAAACTATTTTATAGCTGGCTTAAAGCAGGACTAAAGAGTCAATTTGTATGAGGAAGTGGGTGATAAAAGTGGAAGATGAGTATAGAATAGTTAGTCTCACCCTGGTGCCTGAACCATTCTTGAACAAGAAAGATGCAGGGAATCCGTAGCACTGAAGCTTCGTGCACTGTAAAATGAGGGCTTTATTGATGGGTTGTTGATCTACTTTGTCTCCTGTGTGGTCCTTGATTGGAAGGGGAAATATTACAAGCAATATAGGAGCATAGGTCTAGAGTTATTAAAGTATTTGAATGACTGAGGATCTGAGCCATTATATGTTAAGAAAAGATGCTTCCTGGGTAAGGGTTAGGAGTTACGTGGAGAAGTTACGCATTTACTAAACTTGGGAGTTGGAAACATTAATGCAAAGTACTTGGGTCAGTCTGCcagaagagaatgaaaataacagTCTACACTGTTAAGCTTTCAATTTGCcacatggtgggtttttttgtttttttttttttccaaatgtgtctGAGTGGGTTTGTAGATTTAGTCGGTTAGTCGAATCCTCAGTTTCATCAATAGACTACATCTGTGTTTTGAGCTGCCGAGTTGCAGGGTAGTACAAACTGCACAGCTTGTCTTGGTATGCAcgagagaggagagaagaggtttGTGGATTGTGGAGGAGGACTCAACCCTTGCACGCAGTATTTTCTTCAAGAATCACCATTAACAAAGCATTCCAGAGGGAGGCAGTGGTGCATAAGCCTCTGCCCTCAACTCAGAACAGATGATAAGTAAGAGCTGTGTCTTTTGCAGCAGGTATAACATAAACAAAAACATGCTGATATCTTGCACGATAAGTGCTTGTTTGTGGTTTTGCTCAGCTTTGCAGAGTGCACAAGCTCTCTAAGAACTCTTTCACTTTTCAAATGCCAGTGTCTTCTATGATCTGATACATATTTCCATAaccttctctgggctgaacattATACTGGGatggagaaagcaaaacaagcagtAAAATAGAACTGCTCAAGCTGTTTTGCTTCCTTCATGCCCTCCAAGTTTCCCATTTGCGTTACTCagtctctttccttttcctgtagcTCTTTGAGTCACACCCCAAAGCTCCAACGCTGGATGGAGGCCATGAAGGAGGACCCTGCTGTCAAGGCTACAATGACTGACCCTCAGACATTCAAAGATTACCTCCAGCTCTATTTGAAGAACAGCCCTGAGGCATGTGATTATGGGCTCTGAGGTGCCAGTAGGCACGTGCTTGCTGAAGTGTCAGTGCTTCTTTTCAGCGTGAGCTGTGGTGATCTAGTGTAATTTGGTGTGGGCTCTTCTGTGGTTACATTTCATAATGGGGAATAATTCTGTGCTGAAAAGGCTGAGAAATCTTCTGTGAATTCCACTCCTTCCTGTCAGGAGGAGGATGTGCTGGCTTCAGGCAGGAGATGGAAAGTCATTGCTGGCCATGTATATCACATGAAGGAAAATGTTGGCTTTGCTCAGAGGTGATGTTCTGTTATCTCTGGCCTCTTTGCAGGCATTGCTCATGGGCAGTCCCTGAACTGACCCTGTTACTTGGTTTAAAAATTGTAATACTGatgtcttgaaaataaaaagtaaacaatgTTGTCTTTAAACACAGGTTTTCCTTCTTCGTTCCAGGCAGCTATTCGTCACTGGACTGATTGTGCAGAGAGGAGCGAGGCACTGTAAAGGCTAAAACAGATAGTGTGGTCTCTGAAGTTAAGATGCGGTTACCTAGTACAAACTGTCCTCCTCTTTAGACAGCACTACTGCCAAACCACTGAACTTGCAACCCTACCCACTTATCCCTGTTGAAGTCATGTTTGCAGGGACCATCTAGTAATGGCTTCCAGTTTGGGCTAGATATGCTAGGGGAGTATGTGGTTAtaatctttctcttccttctgaagTAGGGTCATGTTTATTCTAGGTCCTAACCTCGATTATCCTAAAGGCTGGAGTAGGGAGTAAAGCTAACAGAAACCATATCCTGAGCAGAAcgacatttattttctgttctgcttcagAACTCAAAGTGTTGCTATACATGTCAAGGTGTAGGTGAAATCAGAGAACTGAAGTACAAGTTCAGCCAGAGTATTATGTACTGGTGGTGTCTTGCTGCTGGTGAAGGAATGAATATGTTCTGTTCCAGCAGGTAAATGGCAGGATCAGGTCTTTGCAGTTGGACATCTTTTTGAAGCTATCTTATATGCTAATATAGCAGAATGGGGACAAGATTATTTGATTCAAaagttcctctttttttctttttttctctccacataGGGGATTAAAAGAGCTATGACCCATTCTGATTTTGCTCAGCTGTGCATGTCTTTCTCTGTCAGACCACTAACAACCCAAACTAGCCATAATTCCAGGGAATAAGCATGCAGAAAGAAATAAGGCAAAGCAGTATGTTCAAGGACAGGGCTGTGGTTCCCGTGGTACTGAAGCGGTTGTCATTAGATATACAAGACTGTTCCTATCTGTCTCCCATTGAAGTGAGGTGAGGTAAGGTAGCATAGCTGAAGGTAGCGGTTCATGGTTTTCCTGGTAATTGAGGCACTGAGTGTCTTGGAGCTTTTTTGGAGGAAAACTGGACTAATCTTTTTTTACCTTTAACATGTTCTACCCCAGCACACTAACTCTGAGGAGTTGCGTGCTTGTGTAGGAAAGCAGATATGAAAGAcatttgatgaagaaaaaaaattagcggGCACTTTGGTTTGTCAGCTTGCAGCTATTGGAGGGGATTGTTTATGCTCTTACTAGCTTTAATTCAAATGATACagctttttccctcctgtttatCTTTGTGGCTTTTAAACACATCTGGCACTACTTAGAGAAATACTAATTACTCTGCTGTTCCTTCCAGAATGctgatgttctttaaaaaatttccCAGTCCAGATCTGATGCTGTACATGTAGATCGTCATTAGAGAACCCAGAGGAAGCATAAAGCTGTGAGGTGTGTTGTCAGAATGTGGATCTAGGCTGTTTCATTAAATGAAAGCAGGGTTTAAGCTTGATGAAGCCACCATCCCTAAAATGGTGTTGGTGGGATCTCAGTGGCAAACTTCTAAGGATTAACTGCAGAACGTTTTGGTTTTATTAGCTCCTCTGCTTTGTGTAGGGCTTGTTAAAGCTGTTAGTATAGTAGGCTCTACATTGGCTTCTATAAACATGCTAGGAATATGTTGCGGTTTGCTCCAGTGTATTATTGGTTGCTAGTGGGAGATGTGACATTAAGGAGATCCAATAATGGGTTAAGAGCAGAGACTAGCATCCAAAAACAACTGGCTAGGGCCAGACCATGATAACCCAGAGGCTCTGTTATCCGAACAGAAAGATGTGCTCTCCCCATCTTCAGTGGCTGTAGAGTGTACCATTATAAATATGCTATttcagcaaaaaaagtaaaattaaatattctgcCTTATAATTTACTGTTTAATATCAGTGTTCTAAATCGCCAGGCAGACAGCTGGGGTCCTGAACTCATTACAGCACACCAAGAAATGCAGGCCTCGGGCAGTGTTTTTAATGTGGTAATGAATATGCAACACTTTGGCCCAGTCTTCAAAGGAAAGAAGTTATGTGGAATGGACTGCCTCTCTCCTTTCATGGTGGATGGGTGTGAAGGATACATCGTATTAGTTTAAAGAGGCCCAGAAAAGAAAACGCACATCTTCAGTTTTggtcaaagaggaaaaagatagAAGTCAATAATGAAATGATCAAGTAGATAAGCAGCTCTGCCCTTTGGTCAGAGCTCTCCTTAAAATCCTCTGTGGATCAGATTGTACAGCAAGTACTGTATTTACTCACCTTCTACTCCATATTTTGCCCTTGAAAGTTGTTGTTGGTGCTATTGCTTTCGAAAACAATGttgacctttttttgttgttgttccctgTTGTTGTGCCACCAAATATAACTGTTCTCagcacaggttaaaaaaaaaaaaattcagtgtcaaGTGAAAAACAATGGAGTCTGTCTTGTAAAAATAGTGAGTTTAGGAGCATGGTGGATAGATACTTCAGATTAGCAAGGCATCGGGCCTTGTTATGTACTGCATTTGTAGCATGTCCCTATATCTTTAGTGATATCCTTGAGATGGTTGTTGGTACCATAATGCAAGATGTGGTCCAGCCTCTTGTTCTTCGTAATCATTTTAGGATCCCTTATATTGAAGCTAAGAGCAAGGTAGAAGGGAGCCAAGATGGAGTGAGGGCTGGGGATCCGAGGCTGTCAGATCTGGGAAGGTTTGCTGAGTTTTGGGTAAGTTGAGTGGGAACTTGGGTGAATGGGACTGTGGCTATGACAGAAGGTCCTTGCTTGGGGAAATTGTTGAGAATAGCCTGTCCAGGGATGTGTTAGAAGGGTCTGTGGTTCTTGTGCTGGAAGTGGTAGTAACTGGAGATACTGGTTTGAAGTCTCAAATGTCACACACTAGGGACACCTGAAACACCTGTATGAATTCTATACAGGTGCCTGCAGCTTTGTTGCTTTTTCAAAtcaattaaaaaggaagagaaaaggaaatctcAGCTTCTTGTCATACTTCATTTAACAGCTGTCTGTCCTGCTCATCCGAGGTGCCTGGCTGTGTGCGAGTGCATGTTCTAGGCATGTGTTGTTGGCACAGTGTTATGTCTCCTGGGCCTGCTCTGCCCAGTTTTCCACTGTCATGGCATCTGTAATGATCCCCTGCATTATCAAGGTTTGAGAACTGGCTGTTTCTtatcctctctcctttctctgctggTAGCCTGATTATTTCACCACTCTCTTCCTTGGACATTGATTTCACTTGGGAATGGCTGATGCAAATGGAGTCTCTTCATAGTCATGAGATCAGATGCAATTTTACTAAATCATCCCCAATTTCAATAAGATGGAAGCAGTCCTTTCTACTGCTGGTCCAAAGCCAACTGAATGGCAGTTGCTGATTTATCTGAGTAAATTACTAATGTCATGTGATGTTGTTAGGATTTTTCCCTCCTAAAAAACTTTGATTTGCtaaaacaggaattttaaaacTTGTCAGTGAGATGCAGCTGTGTCTGGGGTGGAGTGTGATAGCTGTTTAGCAGTGTGCAGTAACACTATCTGAGTCCATGAGGAAGTTAGAACGCAGCTCATATTAAGGGACCAATGTACTGAGCCTGTTCTATGCCTTTCACAGCTGTCTTCTGATGCACAGGAGGCAGTCTGTGAGAATTACAGCATATGCTGCAGCTTTGCATCTTAGAACCACCACTCATggcaaaactgatgaaaaaagcCATCTCTCCAGGGGAAATGGGGCCGAGAAAAGTGGCACTGAATGGCCACAAGCTGAGTAGGGAGCACACAGTGTTTCCTGTAAGCTGCAAACCATTTGCATGAGTCACCTATGTGGCTGCACAGCAAAGGCATACAAGGGttgggggaaaaggaggaaaaagctgTCAACTTTAGACCACCTGAAGAATCAATGAGGACCAAAGTGAGACATTATGGCTTAATACTGTCCTTCCCCCAGCTATCTGCATCCATTCCCATTTCCCCAAAGGATGCTTTTGTGCCTTTCCCCCTGTCACTCAAACCATCCTCAGAAGGGAGCTCTCAACAAGAATGCACTCTGGGCCAGACCGTAAGTTGgagtgttgttggttttttcccctgtatgtgCATCACACAGCTCTTTTCCGTGCGTGTTTAGGCTTGGAAGCAGAGTCTGTCTCCTCTTACTTGTATTAGCTAAGATGTGGTGATTAATCAGCTGTTTCTCCTTGTGGGAAGACAGCTCTGATATAACCCATGCCTTCAAACCCACAGGCTTGGTGCCTCTCAGTTCCTCTTCATATGCTTTATGTAGCTTGGCTGTGTTGTGCTGGTGTATGTCTGCTCTGGATCAAACCTTTCACCTCCAAAGCTATGCAAGGTGTGGCTCTGGCAGGAGGGAGTCAGTGTGGGGCCATTGGCAGAAACCTGCATGTGGACAAGCCTTGCTTTTCTCTAGTTTTGCATATAGGAGCTTCATAACACTGACGTGATGCGATAACCCTGAAGGTGAACTGAACTGGCAGGAATATCGTGCTGACAGCACAGAACACCTCTGTCCCATGGGAATGCCTCTGCGATGGAGGCCAGGCAGAGCTGCTATGCATCACTTGTACTTAGAGGCACAAGAACCATTcagggctgccctgccctgcctggttGGGATGGCAAGCTGGCAGGGATGAGACCTGGAACATGTTAGCAAGCTAAGTACTATCTCCCTGTGGATTTGGGAAATCCCTCTGTGCGGTTTGATTCCCAGCAGAGGGCTAGAGAGCAAGACTGAAGGTTAAGAGCAATATAACGAATTTCTCCCTTGATGCACCTGGGGAGGTGAAGTGACTGATGAGTCAGGCTGCAAACAATGTGGTTTACTGATCCCAGTGCTGCCTAGCTCTGCCCGCTGGGCCTGTGTTGCACTGTTGGATCCTGAATGTTAGATTTTCTGCTGAAAGGTGCCTAATTGGATTTCCAATGACATTATAAGTGTTATGGCACTTCTGGAAAGCAGCACAATACGGACAGAAATTTAATCTTGGCTCCTTACACGACTAAGGCTTTGCCAAGTTGAGACTTAATGGCTGTGGGTCTTTTGGTGGATTTGAAGGTTGTTTTGCATCTAAAATTGACTCCTTTTCCTGCAGAGCACCTAAAACACTTTTAAGAACTTCACTGGCATTCTAATCTTCATTCTTGTgcacaatttttaaaacagtgcCACAGTCAGACATTTTACAAGCACTCAAATGCCTAAACAGTGAGGGCCGTATTTATATATTTCACCTCAGCACCTCCTGCACTTCAACCTCAGAGCAGATGAATAAAGCAAAGATACCTACCTTCAAGACAGAaattgctgctgatttttttttttttcttctcctctaaaGTTTGGATAAGCTCTGGTTTTAGCTAGACAGATTGATAATTAGTTAAAAACTCAGTGCCTTTATTCAAAGGCAGCACCTCTGCAAACAATGGCTGAACAGCTTTGCTCTACAGAGTCCCCCAAGCCTCTGCAGCCAAAGGTTTTGCTTCTAGCAGCTGAGGAGTCCAAGATGACACTCCTAAATGTAACATAACTAGAAAGTGAAGTTTCTTTTGAATGCTGTAACATTAATTGATTCACAGCACGGGCTTGTTCAGATTTCTGTTTCGGGACCAGACTTGTCCAATAGATATGATAGGAGTATCTGTCTGtttgcctccttcctcttctctcaaGGCTCTGCTACAAAGTTGTGCGCATCATTTTGAGAGTAGCAGAAGTAACACAACCCTGTTTCCTCATAGCTTCCTTCTTCAGGAAGGCATGACTACCAACAGCCTTTTACTGCACTGGGGACTTTTAAAAGATCTCTTGTGCACTTCTCAGGATTATGAGAGTCTGTGTCCTCTATCCATCTGCCTGCTTGCCTCAGATTTGTTGCAGCTGAGTATTTCTGAGTGCTCTACAGATCTGTCAAATTTGGTCAAAGTTGGTTGATTCAAAAGTTACTTGGCAGGAGATGAAGGCATAGACCCTCCTCTTTGCacctcccccctgccctctccaTGCATGCACACACTGACTGCATAGGAACCTGGCTAAAAATAACCTAGTTTACGTTGCCATAATGAATcaatcatttcagaaaaaggcaggACTGCCTGGAATTTTACTTGGAAGGTGTACAACAGGTCAAATGTTTGGTTGGAGCCACTGAACCAATACCTTGATAAATCCTCTTTCCAAACAGACACAATCCAGATAAATATAAGACATGTATCTGATACTGTGCCAGTGGCACCTGGGGACAGACCTGGGTCAGCTTTCAGACCTGCAAGCAAAGAACCATAACAGAGTTAGGCAGAGAGGATGAAACCTGCTTAAGAAGTGGGCAAATCCTGAGCAGTATCCCATTCTGAGACCAGTGCTCCCAGCTTGACTGCTTGTGGTACCTGACCAAATTAATGTTAGCATGCCTGTAGGTCACCGTATCCTCTGAGGTTGCTCTTGCTTTTTTATAGCACAGACATTTCTGCCTACTTGAAATAAAGGAGATTCTGTCCTTGCTTGTGGATATTCCATGAGTGGTAAAAAGTCATTAGATAAATTATTAGCTGCGAATTATTATCTTGGCTTTTctgtcctgcctgcctccctAGATGACTTAATGCTTGAAAAGTGCTAATTTGTATCAACAAAAACATCACCCTGATTTGCATA belongs to Harpia harpyja isolate bHarHar1 chromosome 10, bHarHar1 primary haplotype, whole genome shotgun sequence and includes:
- the LOC128147152 gene encoding glutathione S-transferase omega-1-like, producing the protein MAGDHSRSLGKGSAAPGPVPEGVIRLYSMRFCPFAQRTRLVLRAKGISHEVININLKNKPDWFFEKNPFGLVPVLENSKGQLIYESPITCEYLDEAFPGKKLMPSDPYERAFQKMLLEHFSKITPIVFKYFVAVKDGQDASALKAEIAGKFGKLEEILSKRNTVFYGGDSISMLDYMIWPWFERLEPFQLKDSLSHTPKLQRWMEAMKEDPAVKATMTDPQTFKDYLQLYLKNSPEACDYGL